Proteins co-encoded in one Coregonus clupeaformis isolate EN_2021a chromosome 5, ASM2061545v1, whole genome shotgun sequence genomic window:
- the LOC121566926 gene encoding myelin-associated neurite-outgrowth inhibitor isoform X1, with protein sequence MASGHPTDKYSFMYQPDTHKSKNRLSSSMNPLYNPVQPGSPYGNPKNMAYTGYPGGYPTAAPTYTPNLYQTGSPGYPPGYTTAGTPYKVPPTQTNGAPPPYSPSPNPYQTAMYPIRSAYPQQSMQNLQSMQNLQNLYAQAAAYYGQPVYAAQPYAYYTQPVYAAQPQPHVIHHTTVVQPNSMPSALYPAPVQAPRNNGMAAMGMVAGTTMAMSAGTLLTTPQHAQLGAHQHVTMPQYRPQGTPGYSYVPPHW encoded by the exons ATGGCGAGCGGGCACCCCACTGACAAATACAGTTTCATGTACCAACCAGACACGCACAAGag TAAGAACAGATTATCCAGCAGTATGAATCCTCTCTACAATCCAGTTCAGCCTGGATCTCCCTATGGTAACCCCAAGAACATGGCCTACACAG GCTACCCAGGAGGTTACCCCACTGCTGCTCCCACCTACACACCCAACCTCTACCAAACGGGTAGTCCAGGGTACCCACCAG GATACACTACAGCGGGTACTCCGTATAAAGTGCCCCCCACCCAGACGAACGGAGCCCCCCCACCCTACTCCCCCTCCCCCAACCCCTACCAAACAGCCATGTACCCAATCAGAAGTGCCTACCCGCAGCAGAGCATGCAGAACCTGCAGAGCATGCAGAACCTGCAAAACTTGTATGCACAG gCAGCAGCGTATTATGGCCAGCCAGTGTATGCGGCTCAGCCATAT GCGTATTACACGCAGCCAGTGTATGCCGCTCAGCCTCAGCCCCATGTCATCCACCACACCACCGTGGTTCAGCCAAACAGCATGCCCTCAGCCCTCTACCCCGCCCCTGTCCAAGCCCCTAGAAACAATGGAATGGCTGCCATGGGGATGGTTGCTGGGACCACCATGGCTATGAGTGCAG GAACCCTGCTGACCACGCCCCAGCATGCTCAGCTGGGAGCGCACCAACACGTCACCATGCCACAGTACCGGCCCCAGGGCACACCTGGATACAGCTATGTCCCCCCCCACTGGTAG
- the LOC121566926 gene encoding myelin-associated neurite-outgrowth inhibitor isoform X2, protein MASGHPTDKYSFMYQPDTHKSKNRLSSSMNPLYNPVQPGSPYGNPKNMAYTGYPGGYPTAAPTYTPNLYQTGSPGYPPGYTTAGTPYKVPPTQTNGAPPPYSPSPNPYQTAMYPIRSAYPQQSMQNLQSMQNLQNLYAQAYYTQPVYAAQPQPHVIHHTTVVQPNSMPSALYPAPVQAPRNNGMAAMGMVAGTTMAMSAGTLLTTPQHAQLGAHQHVTMPQYRPQGTPGYSYVPPHW, encoded by the exons ATGGCGAGCGGGCACCCCACTGACAAATACAGTTTCATGTACCAACCAGACACGCACAAGag TAAGAACAGATTATCCAGCAGTATGAATCCTCTCTACAATCCAGTTCAGCCTGGATCTCCCTATGGTAACCCCAAGAACATGGCCTACACAG GCTACCCAGGAGGTTACCCCACTGCTGCTCCCACCTACACACCCAACCTCTACCAAACGGGTAGTCCAGGGTACCCACCAG GATACACTACAGCGGGTACTCCGTATAAAGTGCCCCCCACCCAGACGAACGGAGCCCCCCCACCCTACTCCCCCTCCCCCAACCCCTACCAAACAGCCATGTACCCAATCAGAAGTGCCTACCCGCAGCAGAGCATGCAGAACCTGCAGAGCATGCAGAACCTGCAAAACTTGTATGCACAG GCGTATTACACGCAGCCAGTGTATGCCGCTCAGCCTCAGCCCCATGTCATCCACCACACCACCGTGGTTCAGCCAAACAGCATGCCCTCAGCCCTCTACCCCGCCCCTGTCCAAGCCCCTAGAAACAATGGAATGGCTGCCATGGGGATGGTTGCTGGGACCACCATGGCTATGAGTGCAG GAACCCTGCTGACCACGCCCCAGCATGCTCAGCTGGGAGCGCACCAACACGTCACCATGCCACAGTACCGGCCCCAGGGCACACCTGGATACAGCTATGTCCCCCCCCACTGGTAG
- the LOC121566926 gene encoding myelin-associated neurite-outgrowth inhibitor isoform X3, translating into MNPLYNPVQPGSPYGNPKNMAYTGYPGGYPTAAPTYTPNLYQTGSPGYPPGYTTAGTPYKVPPTQTNGAPPPYSPSPNPYQTAMYPIRSAYPQQSMQNLQSMQNLQNLYAQAAAYYGQPVYAAQPYAYYTQPVYAAQPQPHVIHHTTVVQPNSMPSALYPAPVQAPRNNGMAAMGMVAGTTMAMSAGTLLTTPQHAQLGAHQHVTMPQYRPQGTPGYSYVPPHW; encoded by the exons ATGAATCCTCTCTACAATCCAGTTCAGCCTGGATCTCCCTATGGTAACCCCAAGAACATGGCCTACACAG GCTACCCAGGAGGTTACCCCACTGCTGCTCCCACCTACACACCCAACCTCTACCAAACGGGTAGTCCAGGGTACCCACCAG GATACACTACAGCGGGTACTCCGTATAAAGTGCCCCCCACCCAGACGAACGGAGCCCCCCCACCCTACTCCCCCTCCCCCAACCCCTACCAAACAGCCATGTACCCAATCAGAAGTGCCTACCCGCAGCAGAGCATGCAGAACCTGCAGAGCATGCAGAACCTGCAAAACTTGTATGCACAG gCAGCAGCGTATTATGGCCAGCCAGTGTATGCGGCTCAGCCATAT GCGTATTACACGCAGCCAGTGTATGCCGCTCAGCCTCAGCCCCATGTCATCCACCACACCACCGTGGTTCAGCCAAACAGCATGCCCTCAGCCCTCTACCCCGCCCCTGTCCAAGCCCCTAGAAACAATGGAATGGCTGCCATGGGGATGGTTGCTGGGACCACCATGGCTATGAGTGCAG GAACCCTGCTGACCACGCCCCAGCATGCTCAGCTGGGAGCGCACCAACACGTCACCATGCCACAGTACCGGCCCCAGGGCACACCTGGATACAGCTATGTCCCCCCCCACTGGTAG